A part of Desulfurococcaceae archaeon genomic DNA contains:
- a CDS encoding tyrosine--tRNA ligase produces the protein MELEEKLNLAVRNAVEVVTMEELVKLLSEGRSLKGYIGFEPSGLVHVGWLIWMFKVKDLVDAGVDFYVLEATWHAYINDKLGGNMELIRKAARYTRKVLEAVGVDVGRVRFVDAEDLVRNKEYWELLIRVAKRTSLARVKRALTIMGRTASEAETDFSKLIYPLMQVTDIFYLDLDIALGGLDQRKAHMLTRDLSEKLGLKKPVAIHTPIISGLLGPTKKTPVKGAGEADEVLVEVKMSKSKPETAVFVHDPPAEVESKIMKAYCPARVLEYNPVIEINKYILFQQPRFVLHVKRPAEYGGPIDIHSTNELEELYVQGKLHPLDLKAATAEALARFLGEIQRKVFSCKETVKLLEELKEARITR, from the coding sequence ATGGAGCTGGAAGAGAAGCTCAACCTAGCGGTGAGGAACGCAGTTGAAGTAGTAACCATGGAGGAGCTGGTAAAGCTCCTCTCAGAGGGGCGGAGCTTAAAGGGGTACATAGGCTTCGAGCCAAGTGGACTGGTACATGTGGGATGGCTCATCTGGATGTTCAAGGTAAAGGACCTCGTAGACGCGGGAGTGGACTTCTACGTTCTCGAGGCGACGTGGCACGCATACATAAACGATAAGCTCGGAGGAAACATGGAGCTCATTAGAAAGGCAGCCAGGTATACTAGAAAAGTCCTAGAAGCAGTGGGGGTTGATGTAGGCCGCGTACGCTTCGTAGACGCGGAGGACCTGGTGAGAAACAAGGAGTACTGGGAGTTATTAATAAGGGTGGCCAAGAGAACGAGCCTGGCCCGGGTGAAGAGGGCTTTGACGATCATGGGCAGGACAGCGAGTGAGGCGGAAACGGACTTCTCCAAGCTGATATACCCGTTGATGCAGGTCACTGACATATTTTACCTAGACCTCGACATAGCCCTCGGAGGCCTCGATCAGCGCAAGGCGCATATGTTGACGAGAGACCTCTCGGAGAAGCTGGGACTGAAGAAGCCCGTCGCGATCCACACACCAATAATCTCGGGGCTTCTAGGCCCCACCAAGAAGACCCCAGTCAAAGGCGCTGGAGAGGCCGACGAAGTCCTCGTCGAGGTTAAAATGAGCAAAAGCAAGCCGGAGACAGCCGTATTCGTGCACGACCCTCCCGCAGAAGTCGAATCCAAGATCATGAAGGCGTACTGCCCTGCCAGGGTCTTAGAGTACAACCCCGTAATTGAAATAAACAAGTACATTCTCTTCCAGCAACCCCGCTTCGTGCTGCACGTGAAAAGGCCGGCCGAGTACGGGGGGCCAATAGACATTCACAGCACGAATGAGCTAGAAGAGCTCTACGTACAGGGCAAATTACACCCGCTCGATTTGAAAGCGGCAACTGCTGAGGCCCTGGCGAGGTTTTTGGGTGAAATCCAGAGAAAGGTGTTCTCGTGTAAAGAAACGGTGAAGCTACTAGAAGAGCTCAAAGAGGCGAGGATAACTAGGTAG
- a CDS encoding DNA-directed RNA polymerase subunit M, whose translation MVKFCPKCGSILVPTKKDNKVYLKCNRCGFETLEKEKKYEMTYQVESTKRVATAVASEAKETKLTPEEREMLSEYYEIFLEEFERESSESEE comes from the coding sequence ATGGTTAAGTTCTGCCCGAAATGTGGCTCTATACTTGTGCCGACTAAGAAAGATAACAAAGTCTACTTGAAGTGTAACCGGTGCGGGTTTGAAACGCTTGAGAAGGAGAAGAAGTATGAGATGACATACCAGGTTGAGTCAACTAAGAGGGTTGCGACGGCCGTTGCAAGTGAGGCTAAAGAAACGAAGCTCACGCCCGAAGAACGGGAGATGCTTAGCGAATACTATGAGATCTTTCTCGAGGAATTCGAGCGTGAATCGAGCGAGTCGGAGGAGTAG
- the tpiA gene encoding triose-phosphate isomerase, with translation MRGLFVYPVLVVNYKAYYPHSFGKRALEIAKAAVTVQREYSVDIILAPPFTELYRVLMEVAGTRIKVYAQHADPMEPGAITGFTPLEGLKELGVHGVIINHSEHRLTLAGINYLIRRARNLNLEVLACADVPETGAAIAVLRPDMVAVEPPELIGTGISVSKAKPEVITNSVKLIREVNSEVKILTGAGISTGEDVYVAIKLGTVGVLVASAIVKAKDVYQVMREMAEAAVKALEEASE, from the coding sequence TTGAGGGGCCTTTTCGTGTACCCGGTACTAGTAGTCAACTACAAGGCATACTACCCTCACAGCTTCGGCAAGCGCGCACTCGAAATAGCGAAGGCGGCGGTCACCGTTCAAAGGGAATACAGCGTAGACATCATTCTAGCACCCCCTTTCACCGAGCTCTACAGGGTATTAATGGAGGTCGCGGGGACCCGCATAAAGGTGTACGCGCAGCATGCGGACCCCATGGAACCGGGCGCCATAACGGGGTTTACTCCCTTGGAAGGGCTGAAGGAGCTGGGTGTGCACGGCGTCATAATAAATCACAGCGAGCACCGGTTAACCTTGGCCGGCATAAACTACTTGATTAGAAGGGCCCGTAACCTAAACCTAGAGGTACTGGCATGCGCAGATGTCCCGGAAACGGGGGCTGCAATAGCGGTATTGAGGCCGGACATGGTGGCCGTGGAGCCTCCGGAGCTTATTGGAACGGGAATAAGCGTTAGTAAGGCCAAGCCCGAGGTAATCACAAATAGCGTTAAATTGATTAGAGAAGTAAATAGCGAGGTAAAAATACTAACGGGAGCGGGCATCTCAACCGGCGAAGATGTCTACGTCGCAATTAAACTAGGGACAGTAGGAGTGCTGGTAGCCTCGGCAATTGTAAAAGCAAAAGACGTATACCAAGTAATGAGAGAAATGGCGGAGGCCGCGGTAAAGGCGCTCGAAGAAGCGAGCGAGTAG
- the fbp gene encoding fructose-1,6-bisphosphate aldolase/phosphatase — protein MSERVTLSIIKADVGSIAGHHVVHPDQLAAATRVLAEAKQKDVIIDFYVTNVGDDLQLIMTHTKGPDNPDIHGLAWEAFKVAAKVARELKLYAAGQDLLSEAFSGNVRGLGPGVAELEMEERPSEPVITFHADKTEPGAFNLPVFRIFADPFNTAGLVIDPKMHAGFVFEVYDVYEGKSVLIKAPEEMYDILALIGTTGRYIVRRVYRKSDNLLAAVVSVERLNLIAGRYVGKDDPVAIIRAQHGLPAVGEILEAFAFPHLVAGWMRGSHYGPLIPVPLKYAKVTRFDGPPRVIALGWNISRGRLIGPVDLFDDVAFDETRRIAQLVAEYMRRHGPFMPHRLGPEEMEYTTLPDVLEKLKDRFVKAEDAYKVVRKESEAP, from the coding sequence ATGAGCGAGCGCGTAACGCTCTCCATAATAAAAGCTGATGTAGGTAGCATTGCCGGTCACCACGTGGTTCACCCAGATCAGCTGGCGGCCGCTACCAGGGTCCTAGCCGAGGCGAAGCAAAAGGACGTTATAATAGACTTCTACGTGACGAACGTAGGCGACGATCTCCAGCTAATAATGACCCACACGAAGGGACCGGATAACCCGGATATACATGGACTCGCGTGGGAAGCATTCAAAGTCGCCGCCAAGGTCGCTCGTGAATTAAAGCTCTATGCGGCCGGCCAGGACCTCTTATCGGAGGCGTTTTCTGGCAACGTGCGGGGACTCGGACCTGGAGTCGCGGAGCTCGAAATGGAAGAAAGGCCCTCGGAGCCCGTAATAACGTTCCACGCCGACAAGACTGAACCCGGTGCGTTCAATCTACCGGTTTTCAGGATCTTCGCGGACCCCTTCAACACGGCCGGGCTAGTCATTGACCCTAAAATGCACGCTGGCTTCGTGTTTGAAGTATATGACGTCTATGAAGGTAAGAGCGTGCTAATAAAGGCCCCCGAAGAGATGTACGACATACTCGCGCTCATAGGCACGACGGGTAGGTACATTGTCAGAAGAGTTTACAGAAAAAGCGATAACCTATTAGCAGCTGTGGTAAGTGTAGAAAGGCTGAACCTGATCGCTGGGAGGTACGTCGGAAAAGACGACCCGGTGGCGATCATACGGGCGCAGCACGGCCTCCCAGCAGTTGGCGAGATCTTGGAGGCATTCGCGTTTCCCCACCTAGTAGCGGGGTGGATGAGGGGCAGTCACTACGGCCCCCTGATACCGGTCCCCCTCAAGTACGCCAAAGTGACGAGGTTTGACGGCCCGCCCAGAGTGATCGCGCTGGGCTGGAACATATCTCGAGGTAGGTTAATAGGGCCCGTAGACCTCTTCGACGATGTAGCTTTCGACGAAACCAGGAGGATCGCGCAGCTAGTAGCCGAGTACATGAGGCGACACGGGCCGTTCATGCCGCATAGGCTTGGACCCGAGGAAATGGAGTACACGACTCTGCCAGACGTGCTCGAGAAGCTTAAAGACAGGTTCGTAAAGGCCGAGGACGCGTACAAAGTAGTGAGAAAGGAGAGCGAAGCACCTTAA
- a CDS encoding DUF1512 domain-containing protein, translating to MNGDFSLIVQILWIVMFILIITGLNQKIQLKLWIFEIKVKLNAIHSLLEEDKVKVRNMLRNLGVKAPEAPLSRVLEFFTIEPVEIEPTDIIKRMDHLLRTAESSVRRMLESALPGLGRYERSLVESSLSVVAAINVIYKVVKHYLLLGEKENNFILIMQLQYLMPQILRTVQIYHEALDAFMQGRPIGDGAGPLVVYNLLEKSTIRSRKVMDDTSIIEAVYRGRRLIIVKAEGPGSNVGHPGAVIDKIVDELKGGVDLIVTIDAALKLEGEESGFIAEGVGAAIGDPGPEKIAIERAASRYNIPLRALVIKMDLKEAITTMRKVIFEACERAVLYLEKIIEETTPNNATIIVAGIGNTMGIPG from the coding sequence GTGAATGGCGACTTTTCACTAATAGTGCAGATTTTATGGATCGTCATGTTCATACTGATCATCACGGGCTTAAACCAGAAAATACAGCTCAAGCTATGGATTTTCGAAATAAAGGTCAAGCTCAACGCCATTCACAGCCTGCTCGAAGAGGACAAGGTGAAAGTACGGAACATGCTCAGAAACCTGGGAGTTAAGGCGCCTGAGGCCCCGTTAAGCAGGGTTTTAGAGTTCTTTACGATAGAGCCGGTGGAGATAGAGCCTACGGACATAATAAAGAGGATGGACCACTTACTGCGTACAGCAGAGAGTAGCGTGAGAAGGATGCTGGAATCCGCGCTACCGGGCCTCGGCAGGTACGAGAGGAGCCTAGTGGAATCCTCCCTCTCCGTTGTCGCCGCCATAAACGTGATCTACAAGGTCGTAAAGCACTACCTTCTCCTGGGTGAAAAGGAGAACAACTTCATCCTTATAATGCAGCTACAGTACCTAATGCCGCAAATACTGAGAACGGTCCAGATATACCACGAAGCGCTAGATGCCTTCATGCAAGGAAGGCCTATAGGCGACGGGGCGGGGCCCCTAGTAGTGTATAATCTACTTGAGAAGAGCACGATCAGGTCGAGAAAGGTCATGGACGATACGAGCATAATTGAGGCGGTTTACAGGGGGCGGCGCCTGATAATAGTCAAGGCTGAAGGTCCGGGTAGTAATGTAGGCCACCCGGGCGCTGTAATAGATAAAATAGTTGACGAGCTCAAAGGGGGGGTGGACTTGATAGTTACAATAGATGCTGCCCTCAAGCTCGAAGGTGAGGAGTCGGGCTTCATAGCTGAAGGGGTGGGCGCGGCGATAGGGGATCCGGGCCCAGAGAAGATAGCAATTGAAAGAGCGGCATCAAGGTACAACATACCCCTAAGGGCCCTTGTAATTAAAATGGACTTGAAGGAGGCCATTACAACTATGAGGAAGGTGATATTCGAGGCGTGCGAGCGCGCGGTACTGTACCTCGAAAAAATAATCGAGGAGACGACCCCCAACAACGCGACGATCATCGTCGCGGGCATAGGCAACACGATGGGTATACCGGGCTGA
- a CDS encoding metal-dependent hydrolase yields the protein MGVIRYLGHSFFEVTLTGLDGQQKTLLVDPWVENPLSPVKLRDYEGKKVDYIIVTHDHGDHLGNAVELARITGAPIVGVYEIAVYAEERGVKGIGGNIGGALKVPDLGIVLTPAMHSSQRGAPVGIVVIGRDLRLYHAGDTGLFAEMALIRELYGPDVALLPIGGHFTMGVQEAVKAVEMIKPKVVIPMHYNTFPLIQADPYEFKKLVEEKTTTVVVVLKPGESYKYP from the coding sequence ATGGGCGTGATAAGGTACCTTGGACACAGCTTTTTCGAGGTGACCTTGACGGGGCTTGACGGGCAGCAGAAGACCCTCCTAGTAGACCCCTGGGTTGAAAACCCCTTAAGCCCCGTCAAGCTTAGGGATTATGAGGGTAAAAAGGTAGATTACATCATCGTCACGCACGATCATGGGGACCACCTGGGTAACGCGGTAGAGCTCGCGAGAATTACGGGCGCCCCCATAGTCGGCGTATACGAAATAGCGGTATACGCCGAGGAGCGTGGCGTGAAGGGTATTGGAGGAAACATTGGAGGGGCGCTCAAAGTACCTGATCTAGGGATAGTTCTCACACCCGCCATGCACAGTAGCCAGCGAGGGGCGCCCGTGGGCATCGTGGTCATTGGTAGGGATCTAAGGCTATATCACGCAGGCGATACCGGCCTATTTGCCGAAATGGCGCTCATACGCGAGCTCTATGGCCCCGACGTAGCCTTGTTGCCGATCGGAGGGCACTTCACCATGGGCGTTCAGGAGGCGGTCAAGGCGGTGGAGATGATTAAACCCAAGGTAGTCATACCAATGCACTACAACACGTTTCCTCTCATTCAAGCAGACCCCTACGAGTTCAAGAAGCTCGTGGAGGAGAAAACTACTACCGTGGTTGTAGTGCTTAAACCTGGAGAGAGTTATAAATACCCGTAA
- a CDS encoding ribosome biogenesis/translation initiation ATPase RLI — MVRVAVIDRDYCKPNKCNSECIRFCPVNRSRKKKAVELSEDRTRAVIYEDVCVGCGICVKKCPFSAISIVNVPDELEKLLMHRYGENMFKLYGLPAPRAGGILGVIGQNGSGKTTSIKILSGQLKPNLGRLSNPPEWDEIIKAFRGTEVQAYLSKLASGEVRAVVKPQYIEAARRALKGTVGELLSKADETGLLKDVVNAMGIERLLTMKVTELSGGELQKFLISAVLVKNANAFFFDEPCSYLDIRERLRVARTIREFTKPEKNYVVVVEHDLMVLDYITDHVVVIYGEPGVFGVASKPYGTRMGINTYLRGYLPAENMRIRDGEIRFRVTVRGEVKDQHPYPLLAWDRMLFQYPSSSFKLHVEEGEVHVSEVLGVCGPNGIGKTTFIRLLSGDLEPSTGGVILSASSVSIKPQEVSPKIFGEETVAGNLKAASPLTVDPTSWLYIELVKRLKLNRLLDRRVEDLSGGELQKLAVAVTLAKDADLYFLDEPSAYLDVEERIAVAKTIRRIVEERQKASIVVEHDLLFQTYVSDKVVVFWGEPAVEGRSTKPMELREGLNLLLSYLDVTVRRDPETGRPRINKPGSVLDREQKQVRRYFHVD, encoded by the coding sequence TTGGTCAGGGTCGCGGTAATCGATAGAGACTACTGTAAACCCAATAAATGCAACTCGGAGTGTATTAGGTTCTGCCCAGTTAACAGGAGTAGGAAGAAGAAGGCGGTGGAACTCTCGGAGGACAGAACCCGCGCAGTAATATACGAAGACGTGTGCGTGGGTTGCGGTATCTGCGTCAAGAAGTGCCCCTTCAGCGCCATCTCAATCGTTAACGTACCCGATGAGCTGGAAAAATTGCTCATGCATAGGTACGGAGAAAACATGTTTAAGCTATATGGCCTTCCAGCGCCCAGAGCCGGGGGGATCTTAGGCGTCATTGGGCAGAACGGTTCTGGCAAGACTACGAGCATAAAAATCCTATCGGGTCAGTTAAAGCCTAATCTAGGCAGGTTGAGTAATCCCCCTGAATGGGATGAAATAATAAAGGCTTTCCGTGGCACGGAGGTCCAGGCATATTTGAGTAAGCTAGCTAGTGGAGAGGTGAGGGCAGTCGTAAAGCCACAGTATATCGAAGCAGCGAGGCGCGCGTTAAAGGGTACTGTAGGGGAGCTACTGTCTAAAGCCGATGAAACGGGGTTGCTGAAGGACGTCGTAAACGCGATGGGTATCGAGAGGCTGCTCACGATGAAGGTGACTGAACTTAGCGGGGGTGAACTACAGAAATTCCTGATCTCCGCCGTGCTAGTGAAGAACGCCAACGCGTTCTTCTTCGATGAACCCTGTAGCTACTTAGACATCCGTGAAAGGTTACGAGTTGCAAGAACTATAAGGGAGTTTACCAAGCCCGAAAAGAACTACGTCGTGGTGGTCGAGCACGACCTAATGGTCCTGGACTACATTACGGACCACGTAGTAGTGATATACGGCGAACCAGGCGTGTTCGGGGTAGCCTCAAAACCCTACGGCACCCGAATGGGTATTAATACATATTTACGCGGGTACCTGCCAGCGGAAAACATGAGAATAAGGGACGGCGAGATAAGGTTCCGGGTAACGGTGAGGGGCGAAGTGAAGGATCAGCACCCCTACCCGCTCCTAGCCTGGGACAGGATGTTGTTCCAGTACCCCTCATCGAGCTTTAAACTACACGTAGAAGAAGGCGAAGTGCACGTCAGCGAGGTCCTAGGCGTTTGTGGACCGAACGGCATAGGCAAAACTACCTTCATAAGGCTACTGAGCGGTGACCTCGAACCTAGCACGGGCGGAGTAATTCTCTCAGCCAGTAGCGTGAGCATTAAACCTCAGGAGGTCTCCCCGAAAATATTCGGGGAGGAAACGGTCGCGGGCAACCTGAAGGCGGCATCCCCCCTCACAGTAGACCCCACTTCTTGGCTCTACATTGAGCTGGTTAAGAGGCTGAAGCTGAACAGGCTCCTGGATAGAAGGGTCGAAGATTTGAGTGGAGGCGAGTTACAGAAACTCGCGGTCGCGGTAACATTGGCGAAAGACGCGGACCTCTACTTCCTCGACGAGCCCTCAGCATACCTGGATGTAGAGGAGAGAATAGCTGTTGCCAAGACGATTAGGAGGATCGTCGAAGAGAGGCAGAAGGCCTCTATCGTAGTGGAGCACGACTTGTTGTTTCAAACCTACGTAAGCGACAAGGTAGTGGTTTTCTGGGGGGAACCCGCGGTAGAAGGGCGTTCGACTAAGCCCATGGAGCTTAGAGAGGGGTTGAACCTGCTACTGAGTTACCTTGACGTGACCGTGCGCAGAGACCCCGAAACTGGTAGACCCCGGATCAATAAACCGGGCTCCGTACTGGATAGGGAGCAGAAGCAGGTGAGGAGATACTTCCACGTTGATTAG